The Streptomyces sp. BHT-5-2 genomic interval TCCGGTGGCCGGCCAGCTCGGTGTCGACCGCGGCGGTCCGGCGGAAGCTCAGCACCGGCGGATGCCAGCGCAGCAGCTCCTCCACCGCCGGACCGACCGCGACCGCACCGGTGCGCAGCGCGGCGTAGGCGTCCGGGTGCCGGGCCAGCGCCAGCAGCCCACCGGGAGCGGCGCTGCGGACGGTGTCGTTGCCCGCGACCGTCAGCAGGAAGAAGAACATCTCCAGCTCGGGCACGGCGAGTTCGGGGTCGGCGGCGAGCGCGGTCAGCACGTCGTCGCCCGGGTGCCGCCGCTTGTGCGCGGCCAGTTCGCGGGCGTACCCGAACATGTCCTGGAGCAGCGCGGGGGAGCGGGGGTCGACCGGCCGGCCGTCCGCCCCGGTCGCCGCCGGACCGGCCTCGTCCGGGTCCTGGTAGCCGATGACCCGTCGGGTCCAGTGCAGCATCAGCCCGCGGTCGGTGGGCGGAACGCCCAGCAGATCGGCGAGGTTGAGCAGCGCGTAGTCGTCGGTGACCGCGCCGACCACGTCGCACACCCCGTCGCCGGACCGTGCGGTGCGCACCGCCGCGGTCAGCAGCGCGCGGGCCCGCTCCCGTACGGCGGTCTCGAAGCGGTCCACCCGGCGCGGGGTGAAGGCGCGGCTGACCAGTCGGCGCAACCGGCCGTGGTCCGGGAGGTCCTGATTGAGCATCATCCGCCGGATGAACGGCAGATCGGCGGGGTCGGGATCGCGGATCTGGGTGGCGCCCAGGTGGGAGGAGAAGGTCCGGGCGTCCTTCAGCACCCGTACGACGTCCCGGTGCCGGGTCACCGCCCAGAAGCCGGGACCGGCCGGCCAGCCGAGCACCTCCGGCTCGGCCTGCCAGGCCACCGGGCGGTGGTCGCGCAGCAGCCGGTAGGCGTCGTGCGGCAGTCCGTCGGCGTACCGGCGGGGGTCGAAGACGTCGGGCACGGCGGGTGCGGCGGGTCGGTCGGGGGTGGCAGGCCCGTCGGGGCCGTTGTGGGTGTCCGCGCCGTCCCTCTCGCCGCTCCGGCCGGTCACCGGGCCGCCGATCCGTCGAAAGGAAACCACACGCCCTCCGCCTCTCTTCTCTTCCGGTCTTCCGGCTGCGCGCCGGGGCGGACAGCGCCGTCCGCCCGGTGGGACGACCACGGCCCACCCTGGCCGCCCCCGCACCACCCCGCAAGAGCGCCGCGCGACGTGCCCGGGCAGCCGGCGGGCGGGTCAGAGCGCGCCGGGCCGGAGGAGCCCCGCCTCATGGGCGAGGAGGGCGGCCTGCACGCGGTTGTCCAGGCCGAGGCGGGTGAGGATGCGGTTGACGCGGCTTTTCACGGTGGGTTGGGACAGGCCGAGGTCCTCGCCGATCTGGAGGTTGGAGCGGCCCCGGGCGACGAGGACCAGCACCTCCAGTTCGCGGGCGGTGAGGGCGTCGAGCAGCCGGGCGGCGGCGTCGTGCCGAGGCGGGGCGCCGGGCAGCAGGCCCGCGGGCAGTGCCGTGAAGGCGCCGATCAGCCGGTGGGTGACGCTGGGGGCGAGCATCGCCTCTCCCTCGGCCACCACCCGCAGGGCGTGGGCGAGTTGGTCCGGCGGGCTGTTCTTGAGCAGGAATCCGCCGGCCCCGGCCCGCAGTGCGGCGTGCACGTACTCGTCCAGGTCGAAGGTGGTCAGGACCAGGACACGGGGCGGCGGGCCGGGGTGCGGCCAGTCGGCGTGCAGCCGGCGGGTGGCCTCGACGCCGTTCATGCCGGGCATCCGGACGTCCATCACCACCACGTCCGGCCGCAGCTCGGTGGCGAGCGCGACCGCCTCCGTGCCGTCGGCGGCGGCCCCGACGACCTCGAAGTCCGGGCGGCGGTCGATGACCGCCCGCAGCGCGTCCCGGACCATCTCCTGGTCGTCGGCGAGCAGCACACGGATCGTCATACCCGGGCCTCCAGGGGAAGGGTGGCGGACAGCTGCCAGCCGGCGCCGTGCGGGAGCGCGCCGGTGCGCACCGTGCCGCCGAACGCCGCGACGCGTTCCCGGATCCCGAGCAGCCCCCGGCCGGAGCCGGGCGGCGGCCGGTGCCCGGTGGCGGGCGGCCCGTTCTCCACGGCGACGGTCAGCGTCGTCCCGTCGCGGTGCAGCGCGACCCGGACGTCCGTGGGGCCGGCGTGCTTGAGGACGTTGGTGAGTGCCTCCTGGACGATGCGGTAGGCCGAGATCTGGAGCGCGGGCGGCAGCTCGCCGAGGGCCTCGTCCAGCTGCGCGGTCACCCGGCAGCCGGCCGCCTCGGCGGCGGCGACGAGTCGGTCGAGGTGGCGGAGGGAGGGTTCCGGCGCCGGCCCGGCGTCCCCGTCCCGTTCGTCGCCCGCCGTCAGCAGGCCCAGGATGCGGCGCATCTCGACCAGGGCGGTGTCGGCGGTGTCCGCGATCCGCGCCAGGCCCCGCCGGCCGCCCCGCGGGTCGTCCTGCACCACCTCCTCGGCGGCACGTGCCTGGAGGGCGATGGCGCTCACATGGTGGGCGACCACGTCATGGAGGTCGCGGGCGATCCGGGCCCGCTCGGCGACCACCGCCTGGCGGGCGTTGATCTCCCGCTCCGCACGCAGCCGCTCGTTGGCCTCCCGCAGCCGGTCCGCCTGGCGCACGATCCGCCGCCGCCCGTAGCCCACGAGCCAGGCGGCGCCGTAGAAGGCGACGAAGGTGGTGGCGGTGATCGGCTCCAACGAACCGGGCTGCGGCGGCCCGGTCCGGCCGGTCAGCAGATCGGTCGTCACCGCCGTCAGCAGCGACAGCACCGTCCAGGGCAGACCGGCCGGCAGCGGCATGTACCGGGCCACCGCGTAGACGGCGAAGACCAGCAGGAACGGGCCGGGGATC includes:
- a CDS encoding cytochrome P450 gives rise to the protein MPDVFDPRRYADGLPHDAYRLLRDHRPVAWQAEPEVLGWPAGPGFWAVTRHRDVVRVLKDARTFSSHLGATQIRDPDPADLPFIRRMMLNQDLPDHGRLRRLVSRAFTPRRVDRFETAVRERARALLTAAVRTARSGDGVCDVVGAVTDDYALLNLADLLGVPPTDRGLMLHWTRRVIGYQDPDEAGPAATGADGRPVDPRSPALLQDMFGYARELAAHKRRHPGDDVLTALAADPELAVPELEMFFFLLTVAGNDTVRSAAPGGLLALARHPDAYAALRTGAVAVGPAVEELLRWHPPVLSFRRTAAVDTELAGHRIRAGDKVVVFHGSANYDERVFAEPGRLDLARTPNPHVSFGDGPHVCLGAHLARLQLRVLHEEFGALLPTVSVAGPPQRLVSNFIHGLKALPLRVAA
- a CDS encoding response regulator transcription factor — translated: MTIRVLLADDQEMVRDALRAVIDRRPDFEVVGAAADGTEAVALATELRPDVVVMDVRMPGMNGVEATRRLHADWPHPGPPPRVLVLTTFDLDEYVHAALRAGAGGFLLKNSPPDQLAHALRVVAEGEAMLAPSVTHRLIGAFTALPAGLLPGAPPRHDAAARLLDALTARELEVLVLVARGRSNLQIGEDLGLSQPTVKSRVNRILTRLGLDNRVQAALLAHEAGLLRPGAL
- a CDS encoding sensor histidine kinase, which gives rise to MDTNTHPTAAPRGTRRRLADRRPWLTDLALGAGLTAFDVLTLLGHEPAPRPGGVLLWGLQTVPLLWRRRRPRAVLCAMTAAFVAFEVIDPVPGKIPGPFLLVFAVYAVARYMPLPAGLPWTVLSLLTAVTTDLLTGRTGPPQPGSLEPITATTFVAFYGAAWLVGYGRRRIVRQADRLREANERLRAEREINARQAVVAERARIARDLHDVVAHHVSAIALQARAAEEVVQDDPRGGRRGLARIADTADTALVEMRRILGLLTAGDERDGDAGPAPEPSLRHLDRLVAAAEAAGCRVTAQLDEALGELPPALQISAYRIVQEALTNVLKHAGPTDVRVALHRDGTTLTVAVENGPPATGHRPPPGSGRGLLGIRERVAAFGGTVRTGALPHGAGWQLSATLPLEARV